One stretch of Miscanthus floridulus cultivar M001 chromosome 18, ASM1932011v1, whole genome shotgun sequence DNA includes these proteins:
- the LOC136521370 gene encoding uncharacterized protein, whose protein sequence is MGRRLSASAAASAASSEAEPLLPRALKRGVLLERCASRADDELQWFRSCLRWVCMDHSGPAQAALSWLLFLVLSILVPAAAHFLLAFRASRRPFSAVVQLSLSAASGAGFLCLSSSFRRVGLRRLLHLDKLRGKSDRVRLNYTARLAFSFRLLASLVAPCFAAEAAYKAWWYATSADRVPFFTNDVLSDVLACSLEMASWMYRSAVYLLTCVLFRLICHLQGLRLEDFAGSLLEEVEEGRAGVDTVLREHLDIRKQLKVISHRFRKFIVAALLIATASQFASVLLTTRRDSVDDLLNTGELALCSVVLMSGLIIILSSAAKITHQAQALTGHTTKWHACCTIEPVLEDGEPGSNQNSMIEQEPESDSDTEYSEETGDEDLLENTKIHMPHAHVISFQKRQALVTYLENNRAGITVFGFTLDRSYLHTIFMLEWTLFLWLLGKTIGFS, encoded by the exons ATGGGGCGGCGGCTGAGCGCGTCCGCcgcggcgtcggcggcgtcgTCAGAGGCGGAGCCACTCCTCCCGCGGGCGCTGAAGCGCGGGGTGCTGCTCGAGCGGTGCGCGTCGCGCGCCGACGACGAGCTGCAGTGGTTCCGCTCCTGCCTGCGGTGGGTGTGCATGGACCACTCGGGCCCGGCGCAGGCCGCGCTATCCTggctcctcttcctcgtcctctccATCCTCGTCCCGGCCGCGGCGCACTTCCTCCTCGCCTTCCGCGCGTCGCGCCGGCCCTTCTCTGCGGTCGTGCAGCTCTCGCTCTCGGCGGCCTCGGGGGCCGGGTTCCTctgcctctcctcctccttccgccGCGTGGGGCtccgccgcctgctccacctcgaCAAGCTCCGGGGCAAGAGCGACCGCGTCCGGCTCAACTACACGGCGCGCCTCGCCTTCTCCTTCCGACTCCTCGCCTCGCTCGTCGCGCCCTGCTTCGCCGCCGAGGCCGCCTACAAGGCCTGGTGGTACGCCACCTCCGCCGACCGCGTGCCCTTCTTCACAAACGACGTCCTCAGCGACGTGCTCGCATGCTCCCTCGAGATGGCCTCCTGGATGTACCGCAGCGCTGTCTACCTCCTCACCTGCGTCCTCTTCCGCCTCATCTGCCACCTCCAGGGGCTCAGGCTCGAGGACTTCGCCGGCTCGCTGCTCGAGGAGGTCGAGGAGGGCCGCGCCGGGGTGGATACCGTGCTCAGAGAGCACCTCGACATCCGCAAGCAGCTCAAGGTCATCAGCCATCGCTTCCGCAAGTTCATCGTCGCCGCTCTGCTCATCGCCACCGCCAGCCAGTTCGCCTCCGTGCTCCTCACCACGCGACGCGACTCTGTCGACGACCTCCTCAACACCGGCGAGCTCGCA CTATGTTCAGTTGTGCTCATGTCCGGGCTCATCATAATCCTGAGCAGCGCTGCCAAGATCACCCACCAGGCGCAGGCCCTCACCGGCCACACCACCAAGTGGCACGCCTGTTGCACCATCGAGCCCGTCCTCGAGGATGGGGAGCCCGGGTCCAACCAGAACTCCATGATCGAACAAGAACCCGAGAGCGACAGCGACACAGAGTACAGCGAGGAGACCGGCGACGAAGATCTCCTGGAGAACACCAAGATTCATATGCCGCACGCGCATGTCATCTCCTTCCAAAAGAGGCAGGCACTAG TGACATACTTGGAGAACAACAGAGCCGGGATCACCGTGTTCGGGTTCACGCTGGATCGGTCTTACCTGCACACGATCTTCATGCTCGAGTGGACGCTGTTCCTGTGGCTGCTCGGTAAGACCATCGGCTTCTCGTGA